One stretch of Arachis duranensis cultivar V14167 chromosome 1, aradu.V14167.gnm2.J7QH, whole genome shotgun sequence DNA includes these proteins:
- the LOC107492702 gene encoding predicted GPI-anchored protein 58, whose translation MREAHCAVAHLLSSPSQPPFFFFFSITAAAAAPATTTRPSLLSPSAPTAAPSSSIVAAPSSSTAPPSVPEPTYLLVQRLFWFLERERLHVRRRLDRMDQALISLGSELPPLPDSPASDEPDHQEEDAEAPTQQDAPATTEPPQPHAEPIPPPQTDSAPTVVPSTDPPV comes from the coding sequence ATGCGCGAAGCGcactgcgcagtcgcgcacCTTCTTTCGTCTCCCTCCCAacctccattcttcttcttcttctccataaCCGCCGCGGCAGCAGCGCCGGCCACCACCACACGGCCGTCCCTTCTCTCACCATCAGCCCCTACAGCAGCACCATCCTCTTCTATAGTAGCAGCTCCATCTTCATCTACAGCTCCACCTTCAGTCCCTGAGCCTACTTACCTATTGGTCCAGCGTCTATTCTGGTTTTTGGAGCGAGAGAGACTCCATGTCAGACGCCGATTAGATCGGATGGACCAGGCGCTTATTTCTCTGGGTTCTGAGTTACCTCCGCTTCCCGACTCTCCGGCCTCCGATGAGCcggatcatcaggaggaggatgcGGAGGCACCGACTCAGCAGGATGCCCCAGCCACTACAGAGCCACCACAGCCCCATGCGGAGCCGATCCCACCGCCTCAGACAGATTCAGCACCTACCGTTGTCCCTTCTACTGATCCTCcagtttag